The Saprospiraceae bacterium genome includes the window GAAATCTTTGATGCTAAGCGAATACACCATATTCCTGTTGTTCGCTACAAAAAAATTGTTGGCATCATTAGTAAAACAGATTTGCTCTATTTTTTAAAGGGAGCGAATCACGAAAAAGAGGTAGGTCGCAATGAAAAGCTTTTGGAAAAATGCGTTGCAGAAGACATTATGACCAAAGGCATGGCAAAATTAGAAAGTACAGATCGCATTAATGTGGCCTTGGAAGTCTTTAAAGAAAACTTGTTTCATGCGATACCTGTGGTAGACAACGACGAATTAGTAGGTATTGTTACGACTTATGACATTATTAAAGCTTTAAGTGAAGATAAAGTGAAACTAATCTAACCCAAATGAATTTGATTCAATTGATCGGCGTAGGGGATAACAACTACAATGCTATAAAGACGAACCTTAGCGAGTTGTTGTCGCATAATCTTTCCACGCGAAGTATCGTTTTGGAAGAGGTAAATGACATTGATACGATTATGGAATTTAACCTAGGTGCTATTCCTGCCCTTGCCGTCAATGGGAAAATTGTATTTGAACAAAATGGCCAAGTACTAGGCAAAGAGCGATTAAGGGAATTAATAAGTCCTTATATAAGGCAATTAAATATGAAGAACATACTTGTACCGACAGATTTTTCGGAGGTATCAGAAGATGCTTTTCGTTTTGCCTACGCCTTAGCAACTGTTAATGGTGGAGCCATTAAGGTTATCCATATCAGCCATCCTTCTTTTGATACGGTAAACCCCATGGGAACCTATGTTCCCGGGAGTTTTGAAAAATTAAAACGAGAACAGTTGGATCTTTTTATGGACCGGCTTAGTCATTTGGAACAGGTAAGAGAGGACGCAAATCTCATCCCGATTAGCAAGGAGGTCGTGATTGGTTTTGCAACCGAAGAAATCGTTCGCTACTCAAAGGGACCGGAGGTAGATATGGTGATTATGGGGACAACCGGTGAGGGCGGTTTTCTCAATAAATTGATAGGAAGTGTATCCTCAAGGGTGGCACAGAAGGCTTGGTGTCCGGTGATGCTCATTCCTAAAGGATACCGAAATGTAGGCTTTAAAAATATACTATACGCCAGCAACCACAAAGCAATGGATGAAGTAATGGTACGAGAAATGGTGAATTTTGCCCTTTTTCATGGTGCCAATATCCATTTACTGCATGTCAAAGAGAGCAGCAAAGATGATTTTAGGGTAGCAAAAACAGTTTTTGAGGAAATCGTCAGTGCTTCAGCTCCTAACCTGAGTTACCAATATTCCATCGTAGAGAGTAAGTCGGTTTTTCAAGGTATACAGCGGTATATCGAAAAAAATGAGATCGACTTATTATCTATGGTGACTGCTCATCGCGGTTTTATTGAGGATTTATTTCACAACAGCTTGACCAAGCAAATGGCTTTTGGCACGGATATACCTTTACTTGTGATGCATTTTGATGAATAGCGATTTCACCTTTTCTGGCAATTGATGTCAGAACACAAGAATTGTCAGGGAACCAAATTTCTAATATGGTTTGAAAAAAAAAGCTTATGAAAAACATCCTTGTTCCGACTGATTTTTCCGAGCATGCCAATAATGCTTTGGATTATGCGGTGGCCATTGCTAATCGTTTTGGAAGTCAGATCACCTTGTTTTATGCTTATAAAGTATATAGTACAACGGGAATGCTGGTATCGGTGGAGCGTTTCATGAAAGATGACGCCGAAGAAGATATGCATAAGTTGATCGAAAAGACAAGGATCTCCCTGATGAATGGCGCGACGATAACGGGAGTCACGGTAAAGGGAGAAACCATTCAGGGGATAGCGGATAAGGCTGATAGGGAAGGTTTTGATATCATCATCATGGGTACCCAAGGTGCCAGTGGATTGAAAGAGATATTTATGGGAAGTGTGACGAATGGGGTCATCAGAAAGACGCGAACGCCGGTGTTGGCTATTCCCAATGAATGTCGTTATAAGGCTTTTAAGTCTTTTGTTTTGGCAATGGATAGCCGAGAGGTTCAAACACCTGGCCTATTTCGAACCTTAGTGTTTTTGGTAAAAGGATATGATGGTAGCTTATCGGTTTACCACAAGATAGAGGGAGAGGAGGATGACGGTATTGATCCTTCATTAAACCAATGGTTAATGGGGATTGAACATGCCAATCACTTTGATTTTAGTGAAAAAGACGTGAACGAAAGTTTGTCGGAATTTTTGGCTGATTACGGCGGAGATTTACTCTGTATGGTTAGGCACAAACGGGGATTCCTAGAGCGAATTTTCCATCAAAGTGTTACCAAAAAAGAAGCCTTCACAACGGCTATCCCCTTACTGGTATTACAAGATAATTAAGCAATCGTAATTAAATATGGAGCTTTTGCCCCAACGAATACGGATGTACTTGTTGGGGCTTTTTTATGAGGTTGGAATAATAAGCAGTGGAATGGCGGTTTTGTATGCCATTTTTTTGGTTTTACTCTGGTGAAAAAATTGTTCTACTTTATTTCTTCTGGGGACCATCATCGCCAATAAATCAATGTTATATTCATGGATAAAATAGTCGATACCTTGCACCACATTGGGATCACGCACCATGTGGAAGGATTGGTTTTCCATCAAGGAGTGAGGTAATTTCCAAATTTCCTCTTTGTTGTCAAAAAAATCATAGGGCATCATATTGACAAAAACCTGCAAAAGGTCAGCCCCCAAAAATTTGGTTAATTTTTCCAGGTATTGTAAAGCTGCATCTTCTGCTCCGGTAATGGCTGTTGCAAAAGCCACTTTTTTAATTTCCAAAAGGGAAGTGCCTTCAGGAATAACGAGGACTGGTATTTTACTTTTGCTCAGGAGTTGGGTCGTTACGCTTCCAAAAAGATGATCCCACATGCTATGCTTGTTTCGGGTGCCAATAACAATCAAATCTACTTTCTCTTCTTCTCCGCATTTCAATATTTCTTCAATGGTTTCTCCAAATCTGGTTTGGCAATGGATGTTTTTCACTCCACTCAAAGCCTCTTTATCGCGATCAGGATAGGAGGTGGAAAAGTGCTTCAAATGGTTTTCTATTTCTTCCTTCCTTTGCGCTTTAAATTTTGCGATATGCGCCTCACTTAAGGTTTCCTCATAATTGGGAGGACTGGCAACATGCACTGCAATAATTTCATTTAAATAACGAAGGCTTAACCATTCTGCATATTCCAAACCGAAACGAGCCGCTGAGGAAAAATCAATTGGCACAAGTATCTTTTTCATCTAAAATAATTTTGTGGCAAGTTACAATAGATGAATAGGAAACCGGTTGATGAAAATCACCTATTGCTTTGATACCCATCATTTTGGAGGATCAACGGATTTCCGATACAGTAAAACTGGCTACTTCGGCTTACATTTTGCCAAAAGCCAAAAGCCAAATCCAATGACAAGGACTAAAATGAGGCTACACTTTAATAAATAGCCATACAAACAGTATTGGATATAGGCTTCTAGGGGCAAACAAGCATGCATTGTTTATTCCTTTGAAGAGTGTATGGGTTGTGGAGATAAGGCAGCCACTTTGAGGTTTTGGACTTTGGGCTTTTTGAAAAGTGTCCGCCAGACTATGGATGGATGAAATAAGGAAGTTGGCGGATGCATGAGGTTCATCACTTTTAAAAAAGCTTTACCTACTACTTCATCATGGTGACTGGCATTGTGTATCCTTTCAATATAGGCATTAATCAGGTCAGTCCCCATAGGTTTAGTACCTTCTGTACCAGGAAAGCGAAAATCTTCCCCGACTGCCGTTTGCCAGGGGATATCGACTACCTTTTTGGCTTTTTTGAAAAATGCCCTGGCCAAACCCTTTAGATTCCCCTGTCGTTCTTTTAGCAAGCCATCTAATTGCTGGATTTCCATGGCAGCAACAGTCATCCCTTGCCCATAAATGGGGTTGAAACTACAGATGGCATCCCCTATTACCAGAAACCCTTCTGGGAAAGTCTTGAGTTTTTCGTAATGCCGGCGCAAGCTCAATGGATATTTATAAAGATAAACATCGGTCAGGGCTTCATTTTTCCTGACAATTTCATATACATCTTTAGCTGGTAGGGCCTTGGCAAAGTCAAGGAACGCCTCCATATTGTCACCAGGATGATCGCCAGACATACCTGCAAGGGTGACCATCCAACGGTTATCTTCCATAGGGAACGCACCTCCCATTCTCGTTTCCTTGTTGTTGCCAGGTGTGATGAACACCCACTCCTTGTTTTCTAGGCGGTCAGCATCCCTTTTGAAAATACAGGAAGCGTATCCCAACTTGACGCCAACTGTCGTTTCTGAGGGCCGAGGATATCCCATTGATTCAAGCCAACGTGGGGTGACCGAACCTCTGCCAGATGCATCAACAACTAAGTCGGCAAATATTTGTTGGGGTGTCTCCGATTGGGTTTTTCGGATATATTCAAGGCCAATTATACTGTTTTTATGCTCTGAGAAAATAGGCGCCTTAACTGCACACTGGTCTAATAAACGAACATTAGGCCTTTGCAGAACGGCTTTGCGAATCAATGATTCCAGGAAAGGGCGGCTCATCAAGACGCCATCCTGGCCAAACGAAATCCTGGCCCTGTAGTTGCCATTGATAAACCAGCGCATGTTGCCTCCCATGTCATTGACAACGGCCCCTCCTTTTGTCAGTTCTTCTTTCAATTGAGGAAAATAAGTCTGCATGATGTTAAAGCCATGCGCCAACAGTCCGTGTAAGTGACGAGTATGCGGTTGGCCTTTGCGAGATTCAGGTTCTTTTTTTACAAGATCCTTTTCGATCAGGGTGACTTGTTCAAAATGGTCACTAAGAACCCGGCAAGCCATCAAACCTGCCATGCTGGCGCCGATAATGACTGCGTGTTTTTGAGGGGATGCTGGTGATGAATTCATTGATTTAATCATTTTTGGTAAATAATGAGCCATCCATACGCTGTGCGTATAGTGTTTTTATGAGGATCAAATTCCATAGCTGCGAAATATTAATAGACTTGTTCACCCGGAGCCCCAAATGGCTGCAAGCTGCAAATTTTATCTTGCGCTTCGTAAAGCGTTTGTTTGGAGGCAGGCCCAACTAAACAAGTCTAATACTTGAGAGGTGCATGTTGGATCAAAGCTTTTTCAGCGGTGATAGCTGACAATAGTTAATCGGACACCTAAAAAAGAATCATTATCAGATAACCAAAAGAATATGTATTTTCGTTAGGAATGTTGACATTACAAAGTTAAGTAGGACAAGATATTAACGCATCACCCCTAGGTGTGACAGCAATTTCTCATGTAAGGTGTTTACGTGCTCATTCAAGCTGAACAGCATAGATTTGAGCCAGGATTTGAAAAAGTTCATTGAAAGATTTAAGCGGTCGAATAATAAAAATAGCGCGGATACGCTCCCATACTCTATTTTTAGCTTTAGCCGCACTCCAAATGTCATTAAAGAGTCTATTAGTAGCCTGGACAATTTGATCTACAGCAAAGGCTAAAAGCATAATAGATGCCATGACATTACACAAATGATTGTACCCGTGTCCATAATTGTGCTCAAAATGATATCCTTGATTTTTGAGCGTATTGAATCCTTCGTTTTCAATTTTCCAACGGGCTCTACCGCCGCGCATAATATCATAGACATTACTTTTACGAAGCTTTAAAGAAGTTACCCAGGAAAAACATTTCTTTTTCC containing:
- a CDS encoding CBS domain-containing protein; translation: MNILAPVSSIMSKDLITLNPQDSLKVAKEIFDAKRIHHIPVVRYKKIVGIISKTDLLYFLKGANHEKEVGRNEKLLEKCVAEDIMTKGMAKLESTDRINVALEVFKENLFHAIPVVDNDELVGIVTTYDIIKALSEDKVKLI
- a CDS encoding universal stress protein encodes the protein MNLIQLIGVGDNNYNAIKTNLSELLSHNLSTRSIVLEEVNDIDTIMEFNLGAIPALAVNGKIVFEQNGQVLGKERLRELISPYIRQLNMKNILVPTDFSEVSEDAFRFAYALATVNGGAIKVIHISHPSFDTVNPMGTYVPGSFEKLKREQLDLFMDRLSHLEQVREDANLIPISKEVVIGFATEEIVRYSKGPEVDMVIMGTTGEGGFLNKLIGSVSSRVAQKAWCPVMLIPKGYRNVGFKNILYASNHKAMDEVMVREMVNFALFHGANIHLLHVKESSKDDFRVAKTVFEEIVSASAPNLSYQYSIVESKSVFQGIQRYIEKNEIDLLSMVTAHRGFIEDLFHNSLTKQMAFGTDIPLLVMHFDE
- a CDS encoding universal stress protein, encoding MKNILVPTDFSEHANNALDYAVAIANRFGSQITLFYAYKVYSTTGMLVSVERFMKDDAEEDMHKLIEKTRISLMNGATITGVTVKGETIQGIADKADREGFDIIIMGTQGASGLKEIFMGSVTNGVIRKTRTPVLAIPNECRYKAFKSFVLAMDSREVQTPGLFRTLVFLVKGYDGSLSVYHKIEGEEDDGIDPSLNQWLMGIEHANHFDFSEKDVNESLSEFLADYGGDLLCMVRHKRGFLERIFHQSVTKKEAFTTAIPLLVLQDN
- a CDS encoding universal stress protein, which encodes MKKILVPIDFSSAARFGLEYAEWLSLRYLNEIIAVHVASPPNYEETLSEAHIAKFKAQRKEEIENHLKHFSTSYPDRDKEALSGVKNIHCQTRFGETIEEILKCGEEEKVDLIVIGTRNKHSMWDHLFGSVTTQLLSKSKIPVLVIPEGTSLLEIKKVAFATAITGAEDAALQYLEKLTKFLGADLLQVFVNMMPYDFFDNKEEIWKLPHSLMENQSFHMVRDPNVVQGIDYFIHEYNIDLLAMMVPRRNKVEQFFHQSKTKKMAYKTAIPLLIIPTS